The Chionomys nivalis chromosome 1, mChiNiv1.1, whole genome shotgun sequence sequence cttaaaaataatcacatatatCTTCATAAAAACCTACATTGTTCCTGTTTTATTCAAGTAGTCATATAAGGAAATAATTTACATACAAGCCATTAGGAAACACGGAAAATAGACTTTAGAGTCATCTATGCTGCATTCAAAATCCCAGCAactaaaacatttaagaaaagtgtatggggctgaggagatagctcagcaggaaaAGTAATCGCAATACAAGCACGAGACTCTAAGTTCAGATTCCCAGGATCCACGAAGAGGCAGAGCATGGTAGTacacatataaccccagcagtgaGGGAACAGAGAAAGATTCGGGAGGGGCTTGATGGCAAGCCAGTTGAGATAACTGGCAAGCTCCAGTTTCAATAAAATTGTTTCAAAAGTGAGGTGAacagcaatagagaaagacacccaatATTTATGTCTGGCCTTCAGGCcaaacataatatatacatagcatttttaaatatatacatgtatatatacataccatTAAAAAAGCCAAGAGCTACAGAACATAATTTTGAGCCTTTATAATTATGTTTCATAACTATAAAACCCTTTGTGGGGCTAAAAagtgcctcagtggttaagagcactaattgctctattagaggactcaagttcgattcccagcagcACAACCATCTTAACTCTTGTTCCAGggtttccctcttctggcctctgcagtcactAAATAGGTATGTGGTACATAgtcatacattcaggcaaaatacccatataataaaaacaaacaactcccccgccccccccccaaaaaaaaaccccacaaaagtCTTGTAGAGTTGGAAATAAAGCTCAATGTTTAAAAGCAATGGTTTCTAtaccagaggacctggttcagtttCTAGAACCCACATGTCAGTTTACAACTGCCtattaactccagttcccagggaaccgacaccctcttctgatctgtggacactgcatgcacatggtgcactgatgtgggatttccctctgtatgctgtgattaccattaatgaataaagaaactgctttgcacttacagcagggcagaacttagctagccagggaaaacagaactgaatgctgggagaaagggtggagtcagaagccatggagccctgccagagacagacaccagaactttagccggtaagccacaagatgtggcgatacacagattagtggagatggttaaattaatatgtaagagttagccaataagaagctagagcaattgggccaagcagtgatttaaataatatagtttctgtgtgattattcgggtctgagctgccgggcagccgggaaacaagtggcctccttacaacagtgCACAGACAGGAATGCAGGcaaaatgcacatatatatattttaaaaatcctttggTAAATGAATAATGTAATTCCAGTAAACTCACTAAGTTCCGTAAGAAGTAGTTGCTACATCTCTTGATtattcaaaaacaacaacaaaaaaacaggtaTAATTAACCTGTTTATTAAGGCTTTTAAAAATGCTCTGAAATAGTAATAGCTGAACTATTatgtttttaggaaaaaaatatatgataTCCAAACATAATACAAAACAGAGGACCATTTcagtaacttaaaaatattttaaattttaaaacttttttgttttctcagaaaGAATGTCCTAGCATAGTTTATGGTTAGGAAACCCGATGTTGCCTGTCTTACTAAGACTCCCCTTCCTTGAAGAACCACTGTCACCTACCCTGTAAAACATAGATCTTTTCTTTGTGCTCCACAGCATTGTGAAACTCCATTGCAACGGGCATGGCACAGACAGTCATCCAACAGTTCTCTCTGCTGTCATAGCACTCCACGGACTTCAGGGAGTTTCTTCCATCACCTTCATACACACGCCCTCCAATTGCAtacattttaccacagcaatgcACAAGTTTGCAGCCTATTCTGGCTCGAAGCAAGGATGGCTTGGATAGCCATCTATTGGTGGAATGGTCATACATCCAAAAATCATTTTCTGCTTTATGATCGATGGAGACCTCACTGCTGCTTGGCCTGTACCCCCCTGCGATGTAAATGTCATTATCTGGTGATACAAGGATTCCAACTTCTCTTAGGTCATTTGGTGGTTTGCATAGTTTAAACACTCTCCCTGTGACTATATCTAGACAAGGCACTGTTTGCTTCTTTCCTGAGTGTTTGTGTGCAGCAtcaaaacatatgatcatttcagaaGCAGTCATTCCAAGCCTCTGCACACAGCCATTGGTGTTGGATAGCCCcttttctccatagcttttggttatGGCCTGTGCAAACTGAGGTGGAATTTTCTCAATAAATGTATCTTCCATCAATGGAAAACGTATACATTTGGCAAAAATTTCCGGAAGGTGTACTTCTCTTTCATTCTGCTCATGTTCAAACCACCTTATAATGCTCTCATAAACATGCTCTTCCCGGTCTACATTTAAATCATCACTGTCTAGTATGCTTATGAGTTGGTCTTTTGTCAGCTGCAGAAACTCTTGTTCTTTGGTGACACACAGAAACTTTTTACGGATGTATTCTTTTGATCGATCTCCAAGTTCCTGATGACCATAATGATCAGCAAAGATAAAGACTCCAATAGAATTCTGTGGTTCCAAATGACTAATCATATACTTAGCACATTGGTCTTGTATGGAAGGAATTTGGAAGATGCTAGCTGTAGTGAACAAGGCCTGAACATTGGCCTCTGTCAGAACAACTCTAGAGGTATAGGCATAATTCAATACTAAATCCATTGATTCAGCTTCAACACCGATGATTCGAACTTCTCTCTGAGTACTTTCCGTAAGGCCGCTAGTGAacatggacctaagaaaaaaaagtggttaatattttatatgtaccacaaatgaaaatttttagaAGTATAAAGttacacacagagaagcccttcTGAAGCAAAATGAATCCATTCCTCATGTTCTGAAGAGGGATGAACACAAAGACTTAATTCTACTTAATCACTAAAGCTCCGTTCTCAGGATCATTCCATCTTGTGCCAAAGGAGTTAAAAAACATACAGTCTAAAAATATGGTAGACTGGTGGATTGCTTCAAGCTGAAATCACCTGGGGAACTAAAGTTGATGGAAGAGCATGTGGCCTTCCTCTCTCTATGCAGCAAGCCACTGAAATTCTTTCAGGATGGTGGTCCTTCAGATACCAATAATGGGAAAGAGCCAGGATCACCAGAGTAACTGGGTAATTGTGGCTGAAGTAAGCCTGAATACACAAACTCAATCACTCCTCTTTTCAAGTGCTCCTGCGGCTCCTCAACCCCACATCCCTCAGTAACATCAAGTGCTCCCACAGCTCCTCCACTCTCATATATCCCTAAGTAACACCCCTAGAATTTACTGCCCTAATCCAGATAGCCACTTACCCTGGCATTCCTTGACAAATGCATTGCTCTTTGTCTAACAGATATAAATGCTTCATGTTCCGATAATTTGGGTGGATTTTGCTTTCTTGTAAAAATCCCTCTGTGCAAGTAAAATTAATAAGACTCTTATAGGCATCTCTTGTTAATCAGATCTTGGGCTAATTGGGTTCCTAAGTCTCACCTGGGGAATGACATAAGACCtgggaaagggaggaggcaggATTCTGTTCTCACATGCTAActatagaaaaaggaaaatattgttaAGAAACCACACTGTAAGTGACATATCTCAGATCTGCTAATCCTTAGAGCACCTATCCAAGCTTCAAGTCAAATTGCCTTACAGATAATGGACCTGAAATGATAATGTCCCAGACAAAGTTCAAGCTATCATCAGGATAGCAAAATTACTCCTAGCACAGAGAGCCAGTCTAATAAAATTTTTGACTGCCCAGTGAAAATTACAAGGGAGCTTGTATGCACTAAGTCAATTTTCATCTCAGAAAGAGAAGAGCGTTCTTCAAAGGTACGCAGTGTTCATCTATACCTTTTCAAACTGGATTCCTTTTAAAGACCACTTTCCTTATTCTTGGACACTTTGAAAACCTTTCCTTAAAACAGAATACTTCATTTTAAAGTTCAAGTTCCTGTATTTTACCTATTTATATCCATACAAAAAATTATGATAGGGTTAATACAATGCCTTTTTCTAAAGAGCTTAACATTCAACACACTGCTGATTctatggaaattatttttaatttccccaACTTATACCCCCAGGACTAAGCTTCTAAGGTGGGTGCAGTGGTGTATGACTCCAGCTTGTGGAAGGCTGTGGCGAGAGGGCGGCCATGAATTTACAACAGCCTGAGGACAGCAAACTTGAGAACAGCCTGGCCATGTTGTAATATGTTGCTTTAGTTAAgacagtttaatttttatttctttttaaactgagtATATTTATAAAACCATCTTTCCCCAAACAGTAAGCAGATAAAACAGTTGGACTCTTAAGTATGACTCGTTTGTAAACATCATTTCCTTTCTGTAAGGTTTCATCTTAAAGAACCTTTCGTTGTCAttgttttgagagaaggtctttttacacagccctggttgtctggaactcactatatagactaggctggtcttgaactcatgaagatcctcctgcctctctgactCCCCAAgcgttggaattaaaggcatgcactaccacaacCACCACTCTAGGAAACTCTTAAATATCAAAATTCTTCCAAAAGACCTATGAGAAAAGATATGTACACTTTTATTCTTTCTGAAGAGCATCTGGGGTGCTGAATAGAATGCGTTGAAGAAATCAGTGTCTACTTGGGACAAAAGTAACTGAAACCTTGACACTTGGAACCTGTTTTGTTACACTGTGAAAAGTATCCTAAGTGGGAAAATGGGCAAAAACACCTTTGAAGCCCTCATCAAATACTTGGGgatttcagttttttaaagattttatgctttttatttttgtgtatatatgtggaggACTGACCAGTTGTGAGTGCAGATGTTTGCAGAGTTTACAAGATGGCATTGAGtccccctggaactgaagctacaggTGATGGTAAAGTAGCTTGATATGAGTGTTGCTAactaaatttgggtcctctgcagccCTCAACGTGTGAGATTTTAATACATAGTATGAGAAACCTGGAGGGTACAAGGGCTCAACCTGGTATCCAAActacttatttttttacttcaatAATGTAAGTTTTCAGCTTAATATTACCATTGGCTTGGATAACTAGAGACCAACTGCTCCTATTTTGGAGCTGGTTTTCAGTTCAGGTGCTAAACCATTCACTTATATAGCTaccacataaaaagaaaagtccaGCCCCTCATTGGGTACAAAGGGAGAGTATCATCACATATCCCTTTATCGTGGGAGCCACTCCTGCACTCAACGGGCTAGGCTAACACACACGAATGGCCTGATACCTTCACGAGTTCCCAAAAGGTTCTTCGTGTACTCTTGAGTACACTGGGAGTCCTCCCTCGCACAAAATCCAAGGagcaaaatgttttcttaatcattaattATGAAACCGCTGCATCAGAAAGCACGCGTCACATTTCCAGCTGTTCTAATTCTTTCACCTGCAATGCAAGCCTTAGAGTCTATTAAGTATGATTCCTGAGAGTCCCATATCAGGAGAGCCAGGAAACTTGTATGCAGAATTTAGTATTTTAGTTTtctagcagcattttttttttgtgaat is a genomic window containing:
- the Kbtbd8 gene encoding kelch repeat and BTB domain-containing protein 8 isoform X2, with protein sequence MSFPRSMFTSGLTESTQREVRIIGVEAESMDLVLNYAYTSRVVLTEANVQALFTTASIFQIPSIQDQCAKYMISHLEPQNSIGVFIFADHYGHQELGDRSKEYIRKKFLCVTKEQEFLQLTKDQLISILDSDDLNVDREEHVYESIIRWFEHEQNEREVHLPEIFAKCIRFPLMEDTFIEKIPPQFAQAITKSYGEKGLSNTNGCVQRLGMTASEMIICFDAAHKHSGKKQTVPCLDIVTGRVFKLCKPPNDLREVGILVSPDNDIYIAGGYRPSSSEVSIDHKAENDFWMYDHSTNRWLSKPSLLRARIGCKLVHCCGKMYAIGGRVYEGDGRNSLKSVECYDSRENCWMTVCAMPVAMEFHNAVEHKEKIYVLQGEFFLFYEPQKDYWGFLTPMTVPRIQGLAAVYKDSIYYIAGTCGNHQRVFTVEAYDIELNKWTRKKDFPCDQSINPYLKLVLFQNKLHLFVRATQVTVEEHIFRTSRKNSLYQYDDIADQWMKVYETPDRLWDLGRHFECAVAKLYPQCLQKVL
- the Kbtbd8 gene encoding kelch repeat and BTB domain-containing protein 8 isoform X1, giving the protein MAASADLSKSSPTTNGIPSSDTTNEAMDPLHACSILKQLKTMYDEGQLTDIVVEVDHGKTFSCHRNVLAAISPYFRSMFTSGLTESTQREVRIIGVEAESMDLVLNYAYTSRVVLTEANVQALFTTASIFQIPSIQDQCAKYMISHLEPQNSIGVFIFADHYGHQELGDRSKEYIRKKFLCVTKEQEFLQLTKDQLISILDSDDLNVDREEHVYESIIRWFEHEQNEREVHLPEIFAKCIRFPLMEDTFIEKIPPQFAQAITKSYGEKGLSNTNGCVQRLGMTASEMIICFDAAHKHSGKKQTVPCLDIVTGRVFKLCKPPNDLREVGILVSPDNDIYIAGGYRPSSSEVSIDHKAENDFWMYDHSTNRWLSKPSLLRARIGCKLVHCCGKMYAIGGRVYEGDGRNSLKSVECYDSRENCWMTVCAMPVAMEFHNAVEHKEKIYVLQGEFFLFYEPQKDYWGFLTPMTVPRIQGLAAVYKDSIYYIAGTCGNHQRVFTVEAYDIELNKWTRKKDFPCDQSINPYLKLVLFQNKLHLFVRATQVTVEEHIFRTSRKNSLYQYDDIADQWMKVYETPDRLWDLGRHFECAVAKLYPQCLQKVL